The genomic segment TCTTAATAATGGACAAGCTAAAACCGATAGGACGGGCACGGGTACACTCAGTACCTTTGCTTATCAAATGCGTTTTGATTTGAGTGTCGGTTTTCCACTTGTAACAACAAAAAAATTACATTTAAAAAGTATTATTTATGAATTGCTGTGGTTTTTACGCGGTGATACCAATATTCGTTACTTAAATGAACATCAAGTCACTATTTGGGATGAATGGGCTGATGCAGCGGGCGACTTAGGGCCTGTTTATGGTAAGCAATGGCGTTCTTGGTCAACAACCGATCATCAAGCTATTGATCAGATAAGTCAGCTTATTCAACAAATAAAAACTAATCCGGATTCGCGGCGCTTAATTGTTAGCGCTTGGAATGTCGGTGAGCTGGCAAAAATGGCTTTGCCGCCTTGTCATTTGTTATTTCAATTTTATGTAGCTAATTCACGTCTTTCTTGTCAGCTCTATCAACGTAGTGCCGATGCATTTTTAGGCGTACCGTTTAATATTGCTTCTTACGCTTTATTAACACACATGATTGCGCAACAGTGTAACTTAGAAGTCGGTGAATTTATTTGGACCGGTGGTGATTGTCATATCTATAGTAATCATCTCGAACAAGTGCATACGCAATTGTCGCGACAGCCCTATGCCTCACCACAATTAAACATTTTACGCAAACCAGAATCATTATTTGATTATGCGTTTGATGATTTTTCTTTAGTAGATTATGAATATCATCCCACAATTAAAGCAGCCATTGCGGTTTAATTAAATGCCCGTCATGGCGAGGCCGAAACGTCAGTGAGGCCGTAGCCATCCATGGATTGCCGCGCGCTACGCGCTCGCAATGACGAGTAGCGAGACGTCAATTCTATTTCTGATTCTTTTTTAAAAATAATAATTAATAGTTAAATAAATTTCTTTCATTCCTTAAGGAAACCTTAAGACTAAATCGTTAGCCTGGTACCTTGTTTTTTTGATAAAAATTTAGAGGTATTTATGATTGTCGAGGAAAAAAAGATACCCAAAGATGAAAGTTTAAAAAATTCAACTTATAATGGAACAGATAAATGGATGAAATCAACGGAAGTTATTAAACTCACGACTCGTAATGGTGGTGCATCAATTACCGATGAGATTCCCGGTGGCGGCATGGTGCAACAAAGAATCGCAGCTCAGGAAAAGCAAATACAAAGCAATAAGCTTCAGTTAATCAATAGCATATCTAATTCTTCTACTATAACATCAAGCTCTTCTGAATTTTCTATTCCATCACAGTCGTCTTCAGAAAATGGTTCTGTTCGACAAGAGAAATTAAGAGAATATAAAATACCAACATTGAGCCGAAGGAATACGAAAGCTTCATTATTTAGTAACAATTCAAGAAACGAAAATCCTAAAATATTTAAATTTGATATAGAAGGGAGACTAATCATCTTGTCACAAGCTCATCCTTTCTTAAAAAATATTGATCCAAAAAGAAGAAAGGTTCCCCAAAGTTATCGAAATGCATTCCGAATTGATAATTTAACCGATAAAGAACTGCAAGATTTAACTGACAATTATTTGAATAAAGCAATAGCGGTTGGTAAACCGAATTTTAGGGCTTAACAATATTTAATGCAAAAATAAAGAAAGTTTTTTTAAATATATTCTACTTTATCAATCTCTAAGTTAAGCAAACCGGCTGGAGTTTGTACATCGACAGTGTCGCCTTCTTCTTTGCCAATTAATGCACGGGCAATCGGGGAGGCGACCGATATTTTCGAATGTTTGATATCGGCTTCGTCTTCACCGACGATTTGATAAGTTACTTGTTCATCAGTGTGAGAGTTGATCAGATGTATCGTAGAACCAAAAATGACTTTGCCATGATTATTTATTTTGGTGACATCAATCACTTGTGCAGTGGCTAATTTGGTTTCGATTTCGTTAATACGACCTTCAATAAAGCCTTGCATTTCTTTGGCAGCATGATATTCGGCATTTTCCTTGAGATCTC from the Rickettsiella endosymbiont of Aleochara curtula genome contains:
- the greA gene encoding transcription elongation factor GreA, producing MKKFPMTISGAEHLKEELHQLKTLKRPQVIAAIAEARAHGDLKENAEYHAAKEMQGFIEGRINEIETKLATAQVIDVTKINNHGKVIFGSTIHLINSHTDEQVTYQIVGEDEADIKHSKISVASPIARALIGKEEGDTVDVQTPAGLLNLEIDKVEYI
- a CDS encoding thymidylate synthase, with amino-acid sequence MRPYLDFLQHILNNGQAKTDRTGTGTLSTFAYQMRFDLSVGFPLVTTKKLHLKSIIYELLWFLRGDTNIRYLNEHQVTIWDEWADAAGDLGPVYGKQWRSWSTTDHQAIDQISQLIQQIKTNPDSRRLIVSAWNVGELAKMALPPCHLLFQFYVANSRLSCQLYQRSADAFLGVPFNIASYALLTHMIAQQCNLEVGEFIWTGGDCHIYSNHLEQVHTQLSRQPYASPQLNILRKPESLFDYAFDDFSLVDYEYHPTIKAAIAV